One part of the Rhodococcus oxybenzonivorans genome encodes these proteins:
- a CDS encoding AraC family transcriptional regulator yields MTARTIPADFVRRSLELSARSGVDLSPALSVAGIKTTSLQDPLARLTPTQVTAFTQAVWQITGDELFGLGPAPVPRGTFRLVCLALIHTADLSAALERMADILRALPSLPALHIVPGNHGGTRMTLDIRPGAKVQSAEDAQLSLEAERVTTDFLLILLHRFAAWLVGKRVRLLAVDMPYPAPLPRLAENYDHIFGVPVTFDCAIPAIEFDNAVLRLPIIQTEDTLEEYLRESPTLLMSERDYDSTASSQVRRVLELGMKGRTSTAEEIAEMLSISVPHLRRLLRQEGTSLNQLREEILRDAAVAGLRRGETVDDLSARLGFSEPSAFRRAFKRWTGTTPSAYR; encoded by the coding sequence GTGACTGCTCGCACCATCCCCGCCGACTTCGTCCGGCGATCGCTGGAACTGTCGGCTCGCAGTGGCGTCGACCTCTCCCCCGCATTATCCGTCGCAGGGATCAAGACGACATCGCTGCAGGACCCATTGGCCAGGCTCACACCGACCCAGGTCACCGCGTTCACGCAAGCGGTCTGGCAGATCACGGGCGACGAACTGTTCGGTCTCGGACCGGCTCCGGTGCCGCGCGGCACCTTTCGGCTGGTGTGTCTGGCGTTGATCCACACCGCCGACCTCTCTGCCGCGCTCGAGCGGATGGCAGACATTCTCCGGGCGCTGCCCTCACTTCCCGCTCTCCACATCGTCCCCGGCAACCACGGCGGAACGCGCATGACGCTCGATATCCGTCCCGGCGCGAAGGTCCAGTCGGCCGAGGACGCACAGTTGTCGCTCGAGGCGGAGCGTGTCACCACCGACTTCCTCCTCATTCTCCTGCACCGGTTCGCAGCGTGGCTGGTGGGTAAGCGCGTCCGGTTGCTCGCCGTCGACATGCCGTACCCCGCACCGCTTCCACGCCTCGCCGAAAACTACGACCACATCTTCGGTGTCCCCGTCACGTTCGACTGCGCCATTCCCGCAATCGAATTCGACAATGCAGTGCTGCGGCTGCCGATCATCCAGACCGAGGACACGCTCGAGGAGTACCTCCGCGAATCGCCGACGTTGCTGATGTCCGAGCGCGACTACGACAGCACGGCGTCATCCCAGGTGCGGCGGGTGCTGGAATTGGGCATGAAGGGCCGCACGTCCACCGCCGAGGAGATCGCGGAGATGCTGTCGATCAGCGTGCCCCACCTACGGCGACTACTGCGGCAGGAGGGCACCTCGCTCAACCAGCTCCGCGAGGAGATTCTGCGCGACGCCGCAGTCGCGGGTCTGCGACGCGGTGAGACGGTCGACGATTTATCCGCACGCCTGGGATTCTCCGAGCCCAGCGCATTCCGCCGCGCCTTCAAGCGGTGGACCGGCACCACTCCCAGCGCGTACCGCTGA
- a CDS encoding LysE family translocator translates to MIDSTAILGVAAIALGLVLTPGPNMLYLVSRSITQGRGAGLISLGGVAIGFLVYLAATTLGISAVFSAVPQAYTALKLAGACYLGWLAWQALRPGSGTPFAPRQTLPRDSPARLFTMGLTTNLLNPKIAVMYLALIPQFVDSDSGPVWSQSLLLGSVQIVVAVVVNAAIVCLAASVAGFLQGRPRWIRAQKLMMGSVLGGLAVHLAFDRGRPTVV, encoded by the coding sequence ATGATCGATTCGACGGCAATACTCGGGGTGGCGGCGATCGCGCTCGGATTGGTACTGACGCCGGGACCCAACATGCTGTACTTGGTCTCGCGCAGCATCACTCAGGGCCGAGGAGCAGGTTTGATATCGCTGGGCGGAGTCGCGATCGGATTCTTGGTGTATCTGGCAGCGACGACGCTCGGGATTTCGGCGGTATTCTCTGCGGTTCCGCAGGCATACACGGCATTGAAACTGGCAGGTGCGTGTTACCTCGGCTGGCTGGCGTGGCAGGCGCTCCGGCCGGGCTCGGGTACACCGTTCGCCCCGAGGCAGACTCTGCCGCGCGATTCGCCGGCCCGTCTGTTCACGATGGGACTCACTACGAACTTGCTCAATCCCAAAATCGCGGTGATGTACCTGGCGTTGATTCCGCAGTTCGTCGACTCCGACTCCGGACCGGTGTGGTCGCAAAGTCTGCTGCTGGGAAGTGTCCAGATTGTCGTCGCTGTGGTCGTCAATGCCGCAATCGTCTGCCTTGCAGCGTCTGTCGCCGGCTTCCTTCAGGGACGGCCACGGTGGATCCGCGCTCAGAAACTCATGATGGGCAGTGTGCTGGGTGGGCTCGCGGTACATCTTGCGTTCGATCGGGGTCGCCCCACGGTGGTCTGA
- a CDS encoding VOC family protein encodes MGYEFQVTVDSENPHSLAKWWAQTLGWEVEPSNEEFIRGLVQAGHAKESDTMIFEGVLVWREGAAIRDPAHSERPRVLFQLVPESKTVKNRLHLDLRVGDGREDLARELEESGAKVLHRGRQGPNEWITMADPEGNEFCLA; translated from the coding sequence ATGGGATACGAATTTCAGGTCACCGTCGATTCGGAGAACCCTCACAGCCTCGCGAAGTGGTGGGCGCAGACGCTCGGTTGGGAGGTGGAGCCGAGCAATGAGGAATTCATCCGCGGACTGGTGCAGGCCGGTCACGCGAAAGAATCCGACACCATGATCTTCGAAGGTGTTCTCGTCTGGCGGGAGGGTGCCGCCATTCGGGATCCGGCACATTCGGAGCGGCCACGGGTGCTGTTCCAACTCGTTCCCGAGTCGAAGACGGTGAAGAACCGCCTGCATCTCGACCTGCGGGTGGGAGACGGGCGAGAAGACCTCGCCAGGGAACTCGAGGAATCCGGCGCGAAGGTGCTCCACCGGGGACGGCAGGGTCCGAACGAGTGGATCACCATGGCCGATCCGGAGGGCAACGAGTTCTGCCTCGCCTGA
- a CDS encoding 3-deoxy-7-phosphoheptulonate synthase, with product MTVTLDTASHADRLDDQRTVSISPLVAPSVVRREFAPDDVAAATVRSGRADTVNVLNGDDDRLLVVVGPCSVHDPAAAMDYARRLAAKAEELRDDLHIVMRVYFEKPRTTLGWKGLLNDPHLDGTFDIDTGLRMGRKLLLDVSSLGLPVGCEFLDPIMPQYIADLVTYGAIGARTAASQVHRQLCSALSMPVGIKNSTEGDVQVAVDGTRAAAASHVFPGTDLGGQAALIRTMGNPDCHVILRGGTDGPNYDSETVSDTLARLRKSGLSERVVIDASHGNSSKNHEKQVEVVGDIAARLEAGERGVVGVMIESFIEAGRQDLTLGRAEDLTYGLSITDACIDWDTTAAQLDRLAQAVAARRG from the coding sequence ATGACTGTCACTCTCGACACCGCGTCCCACGCTGATCGCCTCGACGACCAGCGCACAGTGAGCATCAGCCCCCTGGTGGCCCCCTCTGTCGTGCGCCGTGAATTCGCGCCCGACGATGTCGCGGCTGCGACTGTGCGTAGCGGCCGCGCCGACACGGTCAACGTGCTGAACGGCGACGACGACCGTCTTCTCGTCGTGGTCGGCCCGTGCTCGGTGCACGATCCGGCGGCTGCGATGGACTACGCGCGCCGACTCGCCGCGAAGGCGGAGGAACTCCGGGACGATCTGCACATCGTCATGCGTGTCTACTTCGAGAAGCCGCGCACGACCCTGGGATGGAAGGGCCTGCTCAACGACCCGCATCTGGACGGCACCTTCGACATCGACACCGGTCTGAGGATGGGGCGGAAACTGCTGCTCGACGTGTCCTCGCTCGGGCTTCCCGTCGGTTGCGAATTCCTCGACCCGATCATGCCCCAGTACATTGCCGACCTGGTCACCTACGGCGCAATCGGTGCGCGCACCGCCGCCAGCCAGGTGCATCGACAGCTCTGCAGCGCGCTGTCGATGCCGGTAGGTATCAAGAACTCCACGGAGGGTGACGTGCAGGTGGCGGTCGACGGAACGAGGGCCGCGGCGGCGAGTCATGTGTTCCCCGGGACGGATCTGGGCGGTCAGGCCGCTCTGATCCGGACGATGGGCAACCCCGACTGCCATGTGATCTTGCGCGGCGGAACCGACGGACCCAACTACGACTCGGAGACGGTGTCCGACACACTCGCCCGGCTGCGGAAGTCGGGACTGTCCGAGCGGGTCGTGATCGATGCGAGCCACGGCAACAGCAGCAAGAATCACGAAAAGCAGGTGGAGGTGGTCGGCGACATCGCGGCGCGGCTCGAGGCGGGCGAGCGCGGCGTCGTCGGCGTCATGATCGAGAGCTTCATCGAGGCCGGCCGTCAGGACCTCACCCTGGGCCGCGCCGAGGACCTCACCTACGGGCTGTCCATCACCGACGCCTGCATCGACTGGGACACCACCGCCGCGCAGCTCGACCGGTTGGCGCAGGCGGTCGCGGCCCGGCGGGGGTGA
- a CDS encoding CaiB/BaiF CoA transferase family protein produces the protein MMSENTIRPLDGVRVLELGNYIAAPTAGRMLADFGAEVIKVERPKTGDELRNWRLYSGDTSMLYRTINRNKKSIVLDLRSEEGRQLVLDLAAKCDILLENFRPGTLEKWGIGPDALNAANPDLVITRISAFGQTGPMSQRPGFAAVAEAAGGFRELVGDPDRPPVRVGVSIGDSIAGLYAAFGAVMALFQRETAKVAGTQGPSLPHRIIDVALNESILSMMESLIPDYLAYGVKRERVGGRMEGIAPSNAYLCNDGNSIIIAGNGDAIFQRYMDTIGRPDLGADPGLQTNAGRWERRDELDAAIGEWTAQYSREEALKILDTAGVPSGPINTAADICSDEQYAARNMIQQFTVDTGEAEPKQVGFPGIVPVIGGTSLPIRTVGPDLGEHTREVLETLLGKTPEQIDSIVNDTVGGLS, from the coding sequence ATCATGTCTGAAAACACGATCCGCCCCCTCGACGGCGTACGGGTACTCGAGCTGGGTAACTACATCGCCGCCCCGACCGCGGGACGCATGCTCGCCGACTTCGGGGCCGAGGTGATCAAGGTTGAGCGTCCGAAAACTGGTGACGAACTGCGCAACTGGCGCCTCTACTCCGGCGACACGTCGATGCTGTACCGCACGATCAACCGCAACAAGAAGTCGATCGTGCTGGACCTGCGGAGCGAGGAAGGTAGGCAGCTCGTCCTCGACCTCGCCGCCAAGTGCGACATCCTGCTCGAGAACTTCCGGCCCGGCACCCTCGAGAAGTGGGGCATCGGACCGGATGCGTTGAACGCGGCCAACCCGGACCTGGTGATCACCCGCATCTCGGCGTTCGGGCAGACCGGGCCGATGTCACAGCGGCCGGGGTTCGCCGCGGTCGCGGAGGCCGCGGGCGGATTCCGTGAACTCGTCGGCGACCCGGACCGGCCACCGGTACGGGTCGGGGTGTCGATTGGCGACTCGATCGCCGGCCTTTACGCGGCGTTCGGGGCGGTGATGGCCCTGTTCCAGCGGGAGACTGCGAAAGTCGCCGGAACGCAGGGCCCGTCCCTGCCGCATCGGATCATCGACGTCGCGCTCAACGAATCGATCCTGTCGATGATGGAGTCGCTGATCCCCGACTACCTCGCGTACGGCGTCAAACGTGAACGTGTCGGCGGACGGATGGAAGGCATCGCCCCGTCGAACGCGTACCTCTGCAACGACGGCAACAGCATCATCATCGCGGGCAACGGCGACGCCATCTTCCAGCGCTACATGGACACGATCGGCCGACCCGACCTCGGCGCCGACCCGGGTCTGCAGACCAACGCGGGCCGCTGGGAGCGACGCGACGAACTCGACGCAGCGATCGGCGAATGGACCGCGCAGTATTCCCGCGAGGAGGCGCTGAAGATCCTCGACACCGCCGGGGTGCCGTCGGGTCCGATCAACACCGCCGCCGACATCTGCAGCGACGAGCAGTATGCCGCCCGCAACATGATTCAGCAGTTCACCGTCGACACCGGTGAGGCCGAGCCGAAGCAGGTCGGTTTCCCCGGCATCGTCCCGGTGATCGGCGGCACGTCGCTGCCCATCCGCACCGTCGGACCGGACCTCGGCGAGCACACCCGGGAGGTCCTGGAAACATTGCTCGGCAAGACCCCCGAACAGATCGACTCCATCGTCAACGACACAGTAGGTGGCCTCTCATGA
- a CDS encoding hydroxymethylglutaryl-CoA lyase, whose translation MTQSFESRTLLRDVTLRDGLQLTGKMLPTARKLEIARRLLELGVPALEIGSMARPDLVPPMANTVEVISELTPEELDHCWVWVATPRHVEKAAAAGARHFQYCFSASDSHNQANIGRSTDDSLAAMPAAIELAQQVGGSIQLCIATSFTCPFEGRVPEQRVIDIANDPRAHGAVDVVVCDTLGQAVPAEVYSLVSRVRLETPQRGIVFHGHDTWGLGVANSLAAVAAGAMTVDGALGGLGGCPFAPGASGNTASEDLLFATRPNWLNPTVFGSLVELSEKTLAELGEANRSKAVQGARSNATAFEWVVGGGR comes from the coding sequence ATGACGCAGTCCTTCGAATCACGCACCCTGCTCCGCGACGTCACCCTGCGCGACGGGTTGCAGTTGACGGGCAAGATGCTGCCCACCGCCCGGAAGCTCGAGATCGCCCGCCGGCTCCTCGAACTCGGCGTGCCCGCGCTCGAGATCGGGTCGATGGCCCGTCCCGACCTCGTCCCGCCGATGGCGAATACCGTCGAGGTGATCTCGGAACTGACTCCGGAGGAACTGGACCACTGCTGGGTGTGGGTGGCGACGCCCCGGCACGTGGAGAAGGCCGCCGCGGCCGGTGCACGCCATTTCCAGTACTGCTTCTCCGCCTCCGATTCCCACAACCAGGCGAACATCGGACGTTCGACCGACGACAGCCTCGCCGCGATGCCGGCGGCGATCGAACTCGCCCAGCAGGTCGGCGGCAGCATCCAACTGTGCATTGCGACGTCGTTCACCTGCCCGTTCGAGGGCCGGGTGCCCGAGCAGCGGGTGATCGACATCGCCAACGACCCGCGCGCCCACGGCGCCGTCGACGTCGTCGTCTGCGACACCCTCGGCCAGGCCGTCCCCGCCGAGGTGTACTCGCTCGTCTCCCGGGTCCGGCTGGAAACCCCGCAGCGCGGAATCGTCTTCCACGGCCACGACACCTGGGGTCTGGGGGTCGCGAACAGCCTTGCCGCGGTCGCGGCCGGCGCGATGACCGTCGACGGCGCCCTCGGCGGACTCGGCGGCTGCCCGTTCGCGCCCGGTGCCAGCGGCAACACCGCCAGCGAGGACCTGCTGTTCGCCACCCGCCCAAACTGGCTGAATCCCACCGTTTTCGGTTCGCTGGTGGAACTGTCCGAGAAGACGCTCGCGGAACTCGGTGAGGCCAATCGATCCAAGGCCGTCCAGGGCGCACGCTCCAACGCCACCGCATTCGAGTGGGTCGTCGGCGGCGGCCGATGA
- a CDS encoding carboxymuconolactone decarboxylase family protein — protein sequence MPRIPAVAPADASPLVKVAYKFAAHKFDEVPEPFTVLAHHRKLFVASARHELAVQKASTVLPASVRELAVYRVAWTIGCSWCVDFGTMLQRLDGLDTARLEDIGNYADSPAYSEDERAAIAYADAMTATPTTVTDEQVADLERRFGRDGVVELSYQIGIENMRARMYSALGITEQGFSTDSCRVPWASNDAQVTKGGREA from the coding sequence ATGCCCCGCATTCCCGCAGTGGCCCCGGCTGACGCGAGCCCGTTGGTCAAGGTCGCGTACAAATTCGCTGCCCACAAGTTCGACGAGGTCCCGGAGCCGTTCACCGTGCTCGCCCACCACCGCAAACTCTTCGTCGCCTCGGCCCGGCACGAGCTGGCGGTGCAGAAGGCGTCGACCGTGCTTCCGGCCAGTGTTCGGGAGCTGGCCGTGTACCGCGTCGCCTGGACGATCGGCTGCTCATGGTGCGTGGACTTCGGGACGATGCTGCAACGCCTCGACGGGCTGGACACGGCGAGGCTCGAAGACATCGGCAACTACGCCGACTCCCCGGCGTACAGCGAGGACGAACGTGCGGCCATCGCCTATGCCGACGCGATGACTGCGACGCCCACGACGGTCACGGACGAACAGGTGGCCGACCTCGAACGCCGTTTCGGCAGGGACGGTGTCGTCGAACTGTCGTATCAGATCGGAATCGAAAACATGCGGGCCCGGATGTATTCGGCACTGGGCATCACCGAACAGGGTTTCAGCACCGATTCGTGTCGGGTGCCGTGGGCCTCGAACGACGCCCAGGTCACGAAGGGTGGTCGGGAAGCCTGA
- a CDS encoding pyridoxal phosphate-dependent aminotransferase produces the protein MSATPRNRTVSRLQPFASTIFAEMTALAVEHGAINLGQGFPDTDGPSSMLDTARAAIADGLNQYPPGPGMPVLRRAVAADRLARYGLDHDPDSEVLITVGATEAISAAILGLVEPGEEVVLIEPYYDSYAASVALAGAVRRTVPLVPAGESFAVDLDGLRDTVTSKTRMLVLNTPHNPTGTVFTREELEAIARLACEHDLLVLSDEVYEHLVFDGRTHTAVATLPGMYERTVSVSSAAKTFNVTGWKIGWACGPAELIDAVRTAKQYMSFVGGGPFQPAVAHALTHEQQWVTQLRDSLQTKRDVLYDALVAAGLEVRSGGGTYYLCADITGIGEHDGIEFCRDLPARIGVAGVPVSVFTDHPEQWKPLVRFAFCKQDHVLAEAARRLRALGKPGS, from the coding sequence CTGTCGGCTACGCCGCGTAATCGAACCGTCTCGCGACTGCAGCCGTTCGCGTCGACCATCTTCGCCGAGATGACCGCCCTCGCGGTGGAACACGGCGCCATCAACCTCGGCCAGGGTTTCCCCGATACCGACGGGCCGTCGTCGATGCTCGACACCGCGCGAGCGGCCATCGCCGACGGCCTCAACCAGTACCCACCCGGGCCCGGAATGCCCGTGTTGCGGCGTGCGGTGGCCGCCGACCGGCTGGCTCGCTATGGCCTCGACCACGACCCGGACTCGGAGGTGCTGATCACCGTTGGCGCGACGGAAGCGATCAGCGCGGCAATTCTCGGTCTCGTGGAGCCCGGCGAGGAGGTGGTGTTGATCGAGCCGTACTACGACTCCTATGCGGCCTCCGTCGCACTGGCGGGCGCGGTGCGCCGCACCGTGCCCCTCGTCCCCGCGGGCGAAAGCTTTGCCGTCGACCTCGACGGACTCCGCGATACAGTCACGAGCAAGACCCGGATGCTGGTGCTCAACACACCGCACAATCCCACCGGCACGGTGTTCACCCGCGAGGAACTCGAGGCTATCGCTCGCCTGGCCTGCGAGCACGACCTGCTGGTCCTCAGTGACGAGGTCTACGAACACCTGGTCTTCGACGGCCGGACCCATACCGCCGTCGCCACCCTCCCCGGGATGTACGAACGCACGGTCAGCGTGTCGAGTGCCGCCAAGACGTTCAACGTCACCGGTTGGAAGATCGGCTGGGCATGCGGACCCGCCGAACTCATCGACGCCGTGCGCACCGCGAAGCAGTACATGTCGTTCGTGGGCGGCGGCCCGTTCCAGCCGGCGGTGGCTCACGCGCTGACGCACGAACAACAGTGGGTGACACAACTACGCGACAGCTTGCAAACGAAGCGGGACGTTCTTTACGACGCTCTCGTGGCGGCCGGCCTCGAAGTCCGTTCCGGCGGGGGCACGTACTACCTCTGCGCCGACATCACGGGGATCGGCGAGCACGACGGTATCGAGTTCTGTCGCGATCTTCCGGCGCGGATCGGTGTCGCCGGTGTTCCGGTCAGCGTGTTCACCGACCACCCCGAGCAGTGGAAGCCTTTGGTTCGCTTCGCCTTCTGCAAACAGGACCACGTGCTCGCCGAGGCCGCACGGCGATTGCGGGCTCTCGGAAAGCCTGGCTCGTGA
- a CDS encoding sigma-70 family RNA polymerase sigma factor, whose amino-acid sequence MPSATLVDEFEGHRRHLLSVAYRLTGSVSDAEDAVQESWLRLDEENATGIRDLRSWLTTVVGRICLDRLRSAAVRREQYVGQWLPEPIVTGLGPSAEPDPLEAVVQEEDNRLAALIVLDTLTPQQRVAFVLHDGFGVPFDEVADLLGIAVPAARQLASRARKAAAATTPAVPDEEHSRAVQRLLGALASGDIDAVVSALHPDALVIGDANGTTSTAVNVIRGADKFARFYLGLIRKYGAAAFTTMQPVMVNGQLGFFSAGIAGGGTHRSSPPRVGGFTVRDGLVYAAYDIANPEKLLGIRLPDHPS is encoded by the coding sequence ATGCCGTCAGCGACGCTGGTAGACGAATTCGAGGGCCATCGTCGGCATCTGTTGTCGGTGGCTTATCGGCTGACCGGCAGTGTCAGCGACGCCGAGGATGCCGTGCAGGAGTCGTGGCTGCGACTCGACGAAGAGAATGCCACCGGCATACGGGACCTCCGGAGCTGGCTGACCACCGTGGTCGGCAGAATCTGCCTCGATCGGCTGCGATCGGCCGCCGTGCGGCGGGAACAGTATGTCGGGCAGTGGCTTCCAGAACCCATAGTCACCGGGCTGGGACCGTCTGCGGAGCCGGATCCGCTCGAAGCGGTCGTACAGGAGGAAGACAACCGGCTGGCGGCGTTGATCGTGCTCGACACGCTCACTCCGCAGCAACGCGTCGCCTTCGTGCTCCACGACGGGTTCGGGGTGCCATTCGATGAGGTGGCAGACCTGCTGGGGATCGCGGTCCCGGCGGCGCGGCAGCTCGCGTCCCGCGCCCGTAAGGCCGCGGCAGCAACCACTCCCGCGGTCCCGGACGAGGAGCATTCCCGCGCGGTGCAGCGACTTCTCGGAGCCCTCGCCTCCGGCGACATCGATGCGGTGGTGTCGGCACTGCACCCCGACGCCCTCGTCATCGGCGACGCCAACGGCACAACCAGTACCGCCGTCAACGTCATCCGGGGAGCGGACAAGTTCGCTCGCTTCTATCTCGGCCTCATCCGAAAGTACGGCGCCGCCGCCTTCACCACCATGCAGCCGGTCATGGTCAACGGTCAGCTCGGCTTCTTCAGCGCCGGGATCGCCGGCGGCGGGACCCACCGCAGCTCGCCTCCGCGAGTGGGTGGGTTCACCGTCCGGGACGGACTCGTCTACGCCGCCTACGACATCGCGAATCCGGAGAAGCTCCTCGGGATCAGGCTTCCCGACCACCCTTCGTGA
- a CDS encoding alpha-ketoglutarate-dependent dioxygenase AlkB has protein sequence MTSADARYALQASLFDDASGGVELGELGSTVTRRTLTAGAWVDVRPGWMTGSDELFTELVDTVPWRAERRQMYDRVVDVPRLVRFYGENEPLPDPLLVAAREALSTHYLPELGEKFVTSGLCFYRGGSDSVAWHGDDTGRSRTEDTLVAILSLGTARPLLLRPRGGGQSIRYSLGHGDLLVMGGSCQRTWEHCVPKSSRPVGPRISVQFRTRGVR, from the coding sequence ATGACTTCCGCGGATGCGCGGTACGCGCTCCAGGCTTCGCTGTTCGACGACGCGTCGGGAGGTGTCGAACTGGGCGAACTCGGATCGACGGTCACTCGCCGGACCCTCACTGCCGGCGCGTGGGTCGACGTGCGCCCCGGCTGGATGACGGGCTCCGACGAGCTGTTCACCGAGCTCGTCGACACCGTTCCGTGGCGGGCAGAGCGCAGACAGATGTACGACCGCGTGGTCGACGTTCCGCGTCTCGTCCGCTTCTACGGGGAGAACGAGCCGCTTCCCGATCCGCTCCTGGTCGCGGCGCGCGAGGCGTTGAGCACGCATTACCTGCCTGAACTGGGAGAAAAGTTCGTGACCTCGGGCCTCTGCTTCTACAGGGGCGGCTCCGACAGCGTGGCCTGGCACGGCGACGACACCGGCCGTAGCCGCACCGAGGACACGTTGGTGGCCATCCTCTCCCTCGGCACCGCGCGACCGCTGTTGCTGCGGCCGCGCGGTGGAGGGCAGTCGATCCGGTACTCGCTCGGGCACGGCGACCTACTGGTGATGGGTGGATCTTGCCAACGCACCTGGGAGCATTGCGTACCGAAGAGCAGCCGCCCGGTGGGGCCACGCATCAGCGTCCAGTTCCGCACGCGAGGAGTCCGATGA
- a CDS encoding GntP family permease, which translates to MSDLAILINTAIAVSAVVLMIVRFKFNPVVSLVVGSAYLGLTSGLGTAKTVETIATGFGDIMAEVGLLISFGVLMGAMLREMGAIQRLVGTLLRVFGPKRMPYALSLTIATLLQSIFLDVLLVISAPLARNLAPKIGRMGTARMATALAIGLECGIVLMVPGVGALALAGLLGVPLGKMLIFGLILVIPTVAISVAIMSFLFTHGWWNPEKDEEHFHQTVVDDEDEDATPDGGVGASSPRPVPGRSVAQAERTSTSLRPTTDNDVVTRHEGRLIVLLAPLLVSLLLIATGAILDIADVSNPVIDFVSEPLIALLIGLIGTSFIGRLTIGQHRVQKAIASGFSESGQILILTGVGGSLAATIAAVGLGDILGQYFAANHAAPLLMVWVMAAALHIAVGSVTISAITAAGVLAPVAPIIGLDPVLIALAAGAGSLFAVHVTSNTFWLLQSLMGQTTRGTLKTCSVGVSVASVVAILLILPMSLFF; encoded by the coding sequence ATGTCAGACCTCGCAATCCTGATCAACACTGCGATCGCCGTGTCGGCCGTGGTGCTGATGATCGTGCGTTTCAAGTTCAACCCGGTGGTGTCGCTGGTCGTGGGATCCGCCTATCTCGGCCTTACTTCCGGGCTCGGAACGGCGAAGACGGTGGAGACGATCGCCACCGGTTTCGGCGACATCATGGCCGAAGTGGGCTTGCTGATTTCCTTCGGCGTCCTGATGGGCGCCATGCTGCGGGAAATGGGTGCGATCCAACGTCTGGTGGGAACGCTGCTGCGGGTATTCGGCCCCAAACGGATGCCCTACGCGCTGTCGCTGACCATCGCGACGTTGCTTCAGTCAATTTTCCTCGACGTACTGCTGGTCATATCCGCACCGCTCGCACGTAACCTCGCCCCGAAGATCGGCCGGATGGGCACCGCGCGGATGGCCACTGCGCTGGCGATCGGGCTCGAGTGCGGCATCGTGCTCATGGTCCCGGGTGTGGGCGCGCTGGCGCTCGCCGGACTTCTCGGTGTGCCGCTCGGCAAGATGCTGATCTTCGGGTTGATCCTGGTGATCCCGACAGTGGCGATCTCGGTGGCGATCATGTCGTTCCTGTTCACCCACGGTTGGTGGAACCCGGAGAAGGACGAGGAGCACTTCCATCAGACAGTGGTGGACGACGAGGACGAGGACGCGACTCCCGATGGCGGCGTAGGTGCCTCGAGCCCGCGGCCCGTGCCCGGTCGCAGCGTCGCCCAGGCCGAGCGCACCAGCACCAGCCTGCGCCCGACCACGGACAATGATGTCGTGACCCGGCACGAGGGCCGGCTCATCGTCCTGCTCGCTCCGCTGCTCGTGTCACTTCTTCTCATCGCTACCGGCGCCATTCTGGATATCGCCGACGTCAGCAATCCGGTTATCGACTTCGTGTCCGAACCGCTCATCGCTTTGTTGATCGGTCTGATCGGCACCAGTTTCATCGGACGGCTCACCATCGGCCAGCATCGCGTGCAGAAGGCAATCGCCAGCGGTTTCAGCGAAAGCGGCCAGATCCTGATTCTCACCGGAGTCGGTGGCTCGCTTGCCGCCACTATCGCGGCCGTCGGACTTGGGGACATCCTCGGTCAGTACTTCGCCGCCAACCACGCCGCCCCGCTGCTCATGGTGTGGGTGATGGCCGCCGCCCTGCATATTGCGGTCGGCTCGGTGACGATCTCCGCGATTACCGCCGCCGGCGTCCTCGCCCCCGTCGCACCGATCATCGGCCTCGATCCCGTCCTGATCGCGCTGGCGGCCGGTGCCGGTTCACTGTTCGCCGTGCACGTCACCAGCAACACCTTCTGGCTCCTGCAATCCCTCATGGGACAGACCACACGTGGCACGCTGAAGACGTGCTCCGTAGGAGTATCGGTGGCGTCGGTGGTCGCCATCCTGCTCATTCTTCCGATGAGCCTGTTCTTCTGA